From the Anaeromyxobacter dehalogenans 2CP-1 genome, the window CTGATGGTCGCGGGCCGGCCGAGCTGGGACGTGCGCTTCCTGCGCGGGCTGCTCAAGCAGGATCCCAACGTGGACCTGGTGAGCTTCTTCATCCTGCGGACCAACGCCGACCAGCCCGGCCCGCAGGAGGACCTCTCGCTCATCCCGTTCCCGGTCGCGGAGATCTTCGGCGAGCAGCTCCGGACGTTCGACGCGGTGCTGTTCGTCGACTTCGCCTACGGGCCGTACCGCGGCCTGGAGATCGACCGCTACCTGCCGAACCTCCGCGACTACGTGCGCGGCGGCGGCGCGCTCGCCATGGTGGGCGGCGAGCAGAGCTTCGGCGACGGGCGCTACGGGCAGACGCCGCTCGCCGAGGTGCTGCCGGTGGCGCCGCTCGACGGCACCAGCGAGGCCGAGGGCGAGTTCCGGCCTCGGCTGACCGCCGAGGGCAAGCGGCACCCGGTCACGGCGCTCGCGCCGGGCGAGGCGCCGAACGAGGCCGCCTGGGCGGGCCTGCCGCCGGTCACCGCCGTCAACCTCACCCGCGCCCTGCCGCCGGGCGCCGGCGCGTCGGTGCTGCTCGAGGCGCCCGCGGTGAGCGTGGGCGGCCGCGCGGCGCCGCTGGTGGCGGTGCGGGAGGTCGGCCAGGGGCGCACGCTCGCGGTCGCCACCGACGCCACCTGGCGCTGGGGCTTTCTCGCCGCCGAGGGCGGCCAGGGCAACCGCGCGTACCTGCGCTTCTGGAACGGCGCGCTGCGCTGGCTGGTGCGCGATCCGTCGCTCGGGCCGCTGCAGGTGGAGCCCGACGCGCCGTCGGTCGAGCCCGGCGCGCCGGTGGGGCTCACCGTCACCGCGCGCGGGCCGGACTGGGGCCCGGCCGCCGGGAAGAAGGTCTCGGCGGACCTGGTGTCCGAGGACGGACGCACCGTGGCGCACGGCGAGGCGGTGGCGGGCGAGGACGGGACGGCGCGGATCGAGCTCGTGCCGCCCGGGCCGGGCGCCTACCGGGTGGTCTCGCGCGCGGAGGGCGTCGGGGACCCGGCCAGCGCCGCGGTGGCGGTGCGCGGCGCCGGGCCGGAGGACGCGGACGCGGCACCGCGGCCGGAGCTCCTCCAGGCGGTGTCCGAGGCGACCGGGGGCGCGTTCTCCGCGCTGCCCGGCGGCGACCTCCCCGACCTCGCCCTGGCGGACCCCGAGGTGGTCGAGATCGGGCGCCGCAAGGCGCTGCCGATCTGGGATCGCTGGTGGACGCTGGCTGGCCTCGCGGCGGTCCTGACGGCCGAGTGGGTGCTCCGCCGGCGATGGGGCTACTGGTAGGCGGGTGGCGGACCCCCGGTCGTATTTCCTTGCCAGCCGGTCCCCGGCCGGGAAATACCGGCCGAAGGGAGGCGCACCGCCGTCCCGAGCTCCACGGCCTCAGGAGGGCCCATGAAGATCGCGAAGGGCAGCGTCGTCGGCCTCGATTACTCGCTGCACCTCGGAGACGGGAAGGTCGTGGACCAGTCCGAGCCGGGCGAGCCGCTCACCTACCTCCACGGCGAGGGGCAGATCGTGCCGGGTCTGGAGTCGGCGCTCGAGGGCGTCGACGTGGGCGAGTCGCGCAAGGTGGTGGTCGCGCCCTCCGACGGGTACGGCGAGCACGATCCGCGCGGCGTGCAGGAGGTGCCGCGCAAGGCGTTCCCGCCCGGCTTCGACCCGCAGGTCGGGATGGAGCTGACCGCGGAGGGCGCCGACGGCGAGCCGGTGCCGTTCGCGATCCGCGAGGTGAAGCCGGAGTCGGTGGTGATCGACCTCAACCACCCGCTCGCCGGCAAGACCCTGCACTTCGAGGTGACGGTGCGCGACGTCCGCGCCGCGACCGCGGAGGAGCTGGAGCACGGTCACGCCCACGGCCCCGAGGGCCACGGGCACGACCACTAGTCCCTCGGCTCCGCGCCGCCGTCGCGGCGCGACGCTCGGGACGAGCGGCGCGGTCGAAGGGCGCTACGGCGTCGGCGTCACCGCGTAGGTCCAGGTCTCGTTGGGGCGGAGCTCGAAGCGCTCCTGCACGCGGGCCTCGCCGAGACGCGCCTCCACCTGGTGGGCGCCCTCCCAGAGCTGGACCTTGACGCTCCCCTCCCCGACGCGCCGCCCGTCCACCCGGACCTCGGTGCCCGGCGGCGCGGTCACGGCGAGCACCCCGCGGCCGAGCGCGAAGCGTACGGCCGTGCCCTGCCCGCGCGCGGTGACCCGCTTCTGCACGTCCACCCCTTCGGCCGCGTTGCGCAGGCGGACCCGGTGGTCGCCCCTCGACACCGGCACCGTCACCGGGCTTCGCCCCACCCGCTTGCCGTCCACGTAGACGTCGCCTTCCGGCTCCGCGGTGATCGCGAGCGACGGCGCCGGTGCCGCCGCCGCGCGGCGCGGCTCGGGGGCGGCCGGCGTGCGCTCCGCCGGCGCGGCGTCGGCCGGAGGCTCCGGCGCGGGCGCGGGCGCGGGCGCCGTGGCGCGGGGCGCCGGTGGCGCGGCGACGGGCGCCGGGGCCGCGGCGATCGGCGCGGCGGCGGGGGCGGCGGCGCGCGGCTGGGAGCGGGACAGCACGAAGCCGATCCCGAAGCCCACCCCGGCCATCGCCACCGCGATCCCGAGCACGATCGGCAGCGCCGACCGCGGGGGCGGCGCGGGCGCGGCGAAGGTGATGGCGGCGTCGGGTGGCGGCGCGAGCGACACCGGCGCCGGCTGGGCGGCGGCCGCTGCCGCGCCGACCAGGACCGGGGCAGGGATCTCGACCGGCACCGCGGCGGCGAGGGCGGCCGAGGCCGTGGCCGGCGCGGCGGCCACCTCGGCCACGGGCGCCGCCGGGGCCGGGGCCGGGACCGTGGCCGGGGTGACCACCGCCGCCGGCCGCCGCGCCGGGAACGGCGCCACCAGCTCCGCCGAGACCTCGGCGGTGATCTCCGGCGCGGGCCGCACCGGCACGGCGCGCTCGGCGCCCGCCGGCGAGAGCGCGCGGGCCACCATCCGCAGCACCTCCCCGCGCTCCCCCTCCCCGGCCGGAAGGATCGCCTCGAGGTACGCCGCCATCGCCTCCGGCGGTGCGGCGGGCAGCGCGCCCGCCAGCGCCTCGCCGAGCGCGTCCGCAGACGGGAACGGCTCGTGGCCGCCGGCCCCGAGCGCGCGGTCCACCACCGCGGCGAGCGCCGGCGGGATCCCCGGCCCCTCCAGCGGCACCGGCGCCGCCGGGGGCGGCTCGCCGGCCAGGCACTCGTGCAGGATCGCGCCGAGCGCGCGAAGGTCGCCGGCCGGGTTCCCCGCGCCGCCGGTGCCGAGCCCGGACAGCAGGCAGGACCCGTCGTCGGCCACCAGCACCCGCTCCGGCGCGAGCGCGCCGTGGGCGAGCGGCTGGCCCTCCCCCGCGTCCACCGCGTGGACGGCCGCGAGCGCCGCGCAGGCGTCCAGCCCGGCGCGGAGGACCAGCTCGGGCGGCAGGCGCCCTCCGCCGTCCAGCAGCGCGCGCAGGGTGGCGCCGCGCCGGTGCGCCTCGACCGCCACCAGCGCCTCGCCGAGCGTCTCCAGCCCGAGGACGGGGACGGCGTTCGGGTGGTGCACCCGCGCGGCGGCCTCGGCGTCGCGCACCAGCGCGGCGAGCCGCGTCGGGTCGTCGGTGAGCCCCGGAGGCGCGTACGCGAGCACCACCGCGCGCGGGGCGCCCCCGCGCCGGTCCACCGCGAGGGCGCGCCGCCAGCCGGCGGCGTCGTGCAGGGGCGTGATCACCTGGAAGCGTTCGTTCGCGGTCACGCGCGGATATTAGCAAGGGACCGCCGGAAGGCGTGTCCCCGGTGGCGGCTGCGGCCCCACCCGGCTACCATGCGCGCGTGCCGAGCATCCGGGCGGTCGTCACCGACCTCGACAACACGCTGTATCCGTGGGTGGACTACATCGTCCCCGCCCTGGAGGCGATGATCGACTCGCTGGCGGCCACCACCGGGCTGCCCCGCATCCGGATCGTCCAGTCGCTGAAGGCGGTGTACGCACAGTACGAGTCGAACGAGTACCCGTTCGCGATCCAGCTGTCCGACATCTTCCGCCCGTACGAGGCGGACTTCGACTCGTTCAACGCGCTGGTGGTGGACCCGGCCCGGCTCGCGTTCCGCGCGGCGCGCGACCGGTACCTGAAGCCCTACCCCGGCGTGCGCGAGACGCTCGACCAGCTCCGCGGCCGCGGGCTGAAGGTGGTGGCGCTCACCGACGCGCCGCGGAACGCGGCCGAGCTGCGCCTGAAGCACCTGAAGCTCGACGGCCACTTCGACGCGCTCTACACGCTCCCGTTCTTCCCGCTCCCGGAGAACGTGGCCCCGGAGATCCGGCGCAAGGAGGAGGAGGGCCACTACCGCGGGAAGACGCCGGTGGTGGAGCTCCCGCGCGACGCCGAGAAGCCGAACCCGGCCGGCCTGCGGCGCATCCTCTCCGACCTCGGCCTGCGCGGCCGCGAGGTGATCTACGTCGGCGACAACGTCAAGAAGGACATGGCGGTGGCGCAGGCGTGCGGCGCGGTGGGCGTGTGGGCGGAGTACGGCACCTACGTGTCCAAGGAATACCGCGATCGGCTCGCGGTCATCTCCGCGCGGAAGATCACCCAGCGGCACGTGGCCGACGAGGCGCAAGGGCGCTGGCCGCTCGCCATCTCCAGCTTCGTCCAGGTGCTCGACGTGCTCGAGGGCGCACGATGGGGCCCGGGCCGCCGCGCGCCGGCCGGGCGCGCCAGGAGGGCGCGATGACCGTGGTGGCGCGGTACGCCGATCTCGCGGGACGCAGGGCCCTGGTGACGGGCGGCTCCTCCGGCATCGGCCTCGGCATCGCCGAGGCGCTGCTCGGCCAGGGCGCGCGCGTCGCCGTGCAGTACCGATCCCACCGGGCCGCGGCCGAGGCGCTCGCGGCGCGCCACCCCGGGCAGGCGATGGCGATCGGCGCCGACCTGGGCACCGAGGCCGGCTGCGTCGCGTGCGTGCGCGAGGCGGCCGCCGCGCTGGGCGGCCTCGACCAGCTGGTCCACTCGGCAGGGATCTGGAACGAGGCGCCCATCGCGACCCTCCAGGCCGACCGGCTGGAGGAGATCTTCCGCGTCAACGTGTTCAGCGCGTTCTACCTGGTCCGCGAGGCGCTCCCGCACCTCGGGCACGACGGGCGCGGCAACGTCGTCCTCATCGGCTCCACCGCCGGGCAGCGCGGCGAGGCGCGGCACGCGCACTACGCGGCGTCGAAGGGCGCGCTGCAGTCGCTCGCGATGAGCCTCGCGGTCGAGCTCGCCCCCGGCACGCGCGTCAACCTCGTCTCCCCTGGCTGGATCCGCACGCCCATGGCGGAGGCCGCGCTCGACGAGACCGGGGCCGCCATCGCCGCCACCCTGCCCAACCGCCGCCTGGGCGAGGTGGACGACGTGGTGCAGGCGGTGCTCTACCTCGCGAGCGAGGCGTCGGGGCACCTGGTCGGCGAGGACCTGGCCGTCTCGGGCGGCGCGCTGCTGGTCGTGCCGCGCGGCCAGCTCGTGCCGCGCGATCCCTGACCTGGCGGCGCGCGGGCGCCAGCGCTAGATCCGCGCCATGCGCTTCCGCCATCACGTCTTCGTCTGCGAGAACCACCGGGACCCGTCGGATCCGCGCGGCGCCTGCGGCAACAAGGGCAGCGAGGCGATCCGCGCCGCGCTGAAGGCGGAGGTCGCCCGGCGCGGGCTGAAGGCGCAGGTGCGCGTGAACGGCGCCGGGTGCCTGGACGCGTGCGCGTTCGGCCCGTCGATCGTGGTCTACCCGGAGGGCGTCTGGTACGGCCACGTCTCGCCCGCCGACGTGCCGGAGATCGTGGAGCGGCACCTGGTCGGCGGCACGCCGGTGGAGCGGCTCCGGCTCCCGCGCCTGGAGGGCCGCGAGCCGCCGGTCAGTTGAGCAGCGCGCCGCGGCCGGCCCGCAGCCCGGCCACCGCCGCCCGCACCTCCTCGGCGTCTCCGGCCGCGGGCGCGAGCGACAGGTACGCCTCGAGATCGCGGATGGCGGCGGCGGCCCCGCCCAGCCGCGCCGCGGCGAGGCCGCGATCGCGCAGCGCCTCGCGCTGGTCCGGGGTGACCAGCAGGATGCGGTCGAGCACCCAGAACAGCCGGACGTCGTCCTTCCGCTCCGCGTAGACGCGCTTCAGGTTCTGCAGCATGCGCGCGAGGAGCTGGCGCGGCGAGACCGCGGCGAGGTAGCGCGCGTCGAGGTCCTTGCCGCCGGTGCGCGCCTTGTAGCGCGCCACGCACTCGTCGGCCGAGAGCATCTCGCCGCCGTGGTAGGCGTCCACGAACACCTCCACGCCGCCGGGCGAGACGTACTTCGCGAGGAAGTGGCCCGGGAAGCCGACCCCCTCCAGCCGCAGCCCGGCGCGCCGCCCGACCTCCATGTACACCAGCGCCAGCGTGATGGGGATCCCGAGGCGGCGATCCAGGACGTCGTTGAGGAACGAGTTGCGGGGGTCGTAGTAGTCGTCGTCGTTGCCGCGGAGCCCCTCCTCGTCGTGGAGCACCTCGCGCAACGCGCGGAGCGCAGACGCCGCGCGCACCGGCCCGGGGACCCGCCGCACCACGCGCGCGGCGAGTTCGTCGAGGCGGGTGAGGTACGCCTCGGGCTCGAGCGCCGGGTACTCCTCCTGCGCGATGGCGAGCGCCGCCTCGTCGAGCGGGACCGGGTCGCGTCCCAGGAGCTCGGCGAAGCGCGCGCGCGCACGGCCCTCCAGATCTCTCGTCGCCGTCATCAGGGCACCCGCGCCGCCACGTCCTCGTGGTACCGCCGCTCCGCCTGCGCCAGCGCGCGCGCCTGCGCCGCCAGCTCCGGGGACACCGCCGCCCCGGGCGCCTCGCCCACCGCCCGCATCGCCCCGGCGAGCGCGCTCCAGCCCGCCGCGAGCGCGTCCATCCGCTCCGCGAGCCCGAGCGCGGCGAGGCCGGGGACCGCCGCCTCCGCCTCGCGCAGGAACCGGGCGTACAGCGCCCGGAACATGCCGCCGCCGGTGCCGCGCTTCTCGATCACCTGCCAGGCGTAGCGGAAGCACCAGGCCCGGTCCGCCTCGCCGGTCGCGCGCGCCGGCCAGTCCGGCAGCTCCGCCGCGAAGCGCTCGACCGCCGACACGCCCGCGAAGCCGTCCGGGTCGAGCAGCATCTCGCGCGCCTGCCGGCGCAGCGCCTCGCGCACGGCCTCGCCGAGCGGGCGCGGCGGGGCCGGCGCGTCCACCTCCAGCCACGGGTTGCCGCCCGTCCCGAACGGCGGCGCGATGGAGGCGCGGGCGCGCGCCAGCGCGTCGAGCGGGACGGCCTCCAGGCCGGGCCGGTCGGTGTCGGCCAGCCAGGCGATCCCGCGCGCCGGGTCGTGGCCCGCGAGCACCACCCGGTGGCCGCCGAAGCGGGTGCGGCTGTGCCAGTACGGCAGCTCCGCCAGGTCGGTGGACAGGATCGGCGCGAGCCCACGCTCCAGGGCGGCGCGCGCGCCCTCCCAGGCCGCGGCGGGATCGTCGGCGCCGCGCTCCACGGCGGAGACGCCGAGCACCTCGCAGGCGGCGCGCTCCAGGTGCGCCGACCGGCCCACGAACAGGTGGCTGGGCGAGAGCTCCGGCGCAGAGAGGTAGTAGAAGCCGAGTCCCGCGCCCAGGCCGAACGCCATCGGCTCGGACAGCGCCACGCCGCGGACGCGCAGCGCGTCCGCGAGCGCGGTGGAGCCGCAGTGCAGGCCGGGCCGGTGCTCGAAGCCGGGCAGGATCACCGGAGGAGTATAGCGGCCGGGGCACGCTGCACGACTTCCCGGCCCCGGAGGCCGAGGGACGCCTGCCTCGGCACCGGGCACCCGCGCGGCCGATGCACCGGGCGGGGGCGCTACCCCCTTGACGACGCCCCGGCCCTTCTCTAGATTCGCGCCCCTGCCATTCCCCAGTAGCTCAGTTGGCAGAGCAGGTGACTGTTAATCACCGGGTCGCATGTTCGAGTCATGCCTGGGGAGCCATCTTCGACAGCCCGGCGGACCGTCGCTCGACGGTTCGCCGGGCTGTTCGTCTTTTCAGGCCCCAGCTTCGCCCGGGCCAGGCGGTCGCACGTTCAGTAGAATCGTGCGCATGCGAGCCAAGCCGCGACCGAAGCCCAGGGCCACGTCCAGCGCCACCCGGCGACGCCCATCCGCCGCCACGTCCGTGCGCACGCCGACCGCGCGCCCGAAGGCCAGGCCGCGCGCGAACGGGAAGGTGGTCCTGCTCGCGGGGGGCAACCCGCAGATCGCGAAGGCGGACGGCGACGCGCCGGTTCAGGCGTACGTCGCCGCGCTGACGGGCTGGAAGGGCGACGTCGCGAGGCGCCTCGACGCGCTCGTCGTCGGCAGCGTGCCCGGCGTGCGCAAGGCGGTGAAGTGGAACTCGCCGTTCTACGGCATCGAGGGCCAGGGCTGGTTCCTGTCGTTCCACACCTTCTCCCGCTACGTGAAGGTGACCTTCTTCCGTGGCACGTCGCTGCGCCCCGCTCCCCCCGGAGGCACGGGCAAGGACGCGCGCTGGATCGACCTCCACGAGAACGACCTCGACGAAACGCAGCTGGCGAGCTGGGTGAAGCAGGCGGCGGCGTTGCCCGGCTGGACGCCGTAGCACACGAGCGCGGCGCCACCTGCCGCCCTTCCCGGAAACGCAACATGTCGGACCGCCCGAGGCAGATCCCCGATCCCACCGCAGTGCGCGTGGCGCTGTGGCGCGCGCTGCACGTGCTCGCCGACCCGCCGCCGCACGTGCTCGAGGACACCGTCGGCCTCGCGCTGGCAGGCCCGGACGAAGGCTGGCGCCTGCGGCCCGACATGGGCGCGTTCACGCGTCCGTTCCGCGCGTCGATCGTGGCCCGCGCGCGCTTCGTCGAGGACCTCGTCGAGGAGCAGGTCGCGCGCGGCGTCGGGCAGTACGTCGTCCTCGGGGCCGGCCTGGACACGTTCGCGCTGCGCCGGCCGGAGCTCGGCGCGCGGCTGCGCGTGTTCGAGGTGGACGAGCCGGCGACGCAAGCCTGGAAGCGGCGGCGGCTCGACGAGCTCGGCCTCGCCGTCCCGCCGTTCCTGCGGTTCGCGCCGGTGGATCTCGAGCACGGCGACCCGTGGCTCGCCCGCCTCGGCGGCGCGGGCTTCGACGCGGGGCGGCCGGCGGTCGTCGCGTCGACCGGCGTCAGCATGTACCTCACGCGGGAGGCCATCGCCTCCACGCTCCGCGCCGTCGCGTCGCTCGCGGCGGGCTCGACCCTGGTCATGTCGTTCATGCTGCCCATCGAGCGCGTCGAGCCGGCGATCCGCCCGGGCGTCGAGGCCGCCGCGCGCGGCGCGCGCGCGAGCGGCACGCCGTGGCTGAGCTTCTTCGAGCCCGGGGAGATGCTCGCCCTGGCGCGCGACGCGGGCTTCGCCGCGGCGAGGCACGTCTCGGCGGACGCGCTCAGCGCGCGCTACTTCGCGGACCGGCCGGACGGCCTGCGCCCGCCCAGCAACTCCGAGGAGCTGCTGGTGGCGACGACCTGAGCGTCGCTCATCGGCGCGGGCGGGCCTGCCGCCAGGTGACCGCGCCTCGCCCGCGGTGGTAGCATCCGCGGCCGATCTTCGATGGACCGCTCTCCACGACGCCCCGTCCGGCTGGCTGCCCTCGCCGTCGCGCTCGTCGCGGTCCTCCCCTACCTCCACACGCTGCGACACGGGTTCGCGTACGACGACCGCGTCGAGGTCGTCGAGAACGCGTACCTCCGCGGCGTCGAGGGGGTACCGGCTATCCTCTCCCATCGCGACTGGGCAGGATCGGGCAAGGGGTCCGCCACCTACCGGCCGCTCACCACCCTCTCCTTCGCCCTGAATCACGCGGTCCACGGGCTCGCCCCGTCGGGCTATCACCTCGTCAACCTGCTGCTCCACGCGGCCGTTTCCGTCCTGGTGCTCGGGCTCGCGCTCGGGCTCGGGCTCCCCCTGGCGGCCGCCACGCTGGCCGGCCTGCTCTTCGCGGTCCACCCCATCCACGTGGAGGCGGTGGCGAACGTGGCCGGGCGCAAGGAGCTCCTGGTCACCGCCTTCACCCTGGGTGCCGTGCTCCTCCACCCGGTCGCGCTCCGCCGCGGAGGCCTCCGACTCGTCGCCGCGCCGCTGCTCGGCGCGCTGGCGGCCTTCTCCAAGGAGACCGGGCTCGTCCTGATCGGCCTGATCGTCGCGCTCGACCTGCTCTTCCGCCGCGCCGAGGTCCGCGCCGCACCGCGCCGCGCGGCCACGCTCTACGCGTCCTACCTCGCGGCCGCCGGCGCCTACCTCGCCGCCCGCTGGGCCGTGCTGGGAAGCCTGGGTATGCCGGGCACGATCTTCCTGGTGAACCCGATCGCCGATGCACCGCTCCTCGAGCGGATCGCGACCGCGCTGGTCGTGCTCGGGAAGGGCCTCCAGCTCTCGATCGCGCCGGCCACGCTGTCGCCCGACTACTCGTACGCCGCGATCCCGCCGGTTGCCTCCGCCCTCGACCCGCGCCTGGCCCTGGCGGTCGCCGCGCTCGCAGGCGCGGCCGCGTTCGCTGCTTGGCCCGGGCGGCGCCGGCGCGTGCGGCTCGCCGCGGCGGCCATCTACGCCTTCGGCGTCTTCCCCGCGTCGAACCTGCTCGTCCCCATCGGGACGATCTTCGGGGAACGGCTGCTTTACCTCCCCAGCGTCGGCTTCGTCCTCGGGGTCGCCGCGGTGATGGCCACCGTCCTCGAGGGACCGCGCCGCGTAGCGCTCCGCACGATCACCGGGGTCGCGCTCGCGCTGCTGGCGGTCCGCGGCGCGTGGTACGCACGGGCCTGGTCGAACAGCCTCTCCATCTTTGCCGAGGGCGTGCGGGTCCAGCCGGCCTCGGCCCAGATGCAGCTCACCTATGGCGCGCAGTTGCTCGGGCGCAAGGAGATGGCCGGAGCGGCCGCCGCCTTCGCGCGCGCGGCGGAGATCCTGGCCGTGCGGCCCGACGCCCAGTCGGACGCCCTGGTGCAGCTCGGGGTCGCCTATGAGCAGCTCGGCCGGGCCGAGGAGGCGGAGCAGCTGTACGCCCGCGTCCTCGCGCGGGAACACCGCCATCCGGACGCGCTGTGGCGGATGGGCGTCCGGCGCTGGGCCCAGGGGGATCCACCGGGCGCCGTCCAGCTCTGGGAGCGAGCGATCGCGGCCGAGCCGCGGCACGCCCCCGCGCTCTCGGACCTCGGCTTGGCCGCCTACGCCGCCGGCGATCTCCAGGGCGCCGAGGCGCGCTTCCGCGAGGCTGCGGCGATCGCGCCGACGCTGCCGGGGGTCTGGTACAAGCTCGGCGTGGTCTGCGAGCAGCTGGGGCGCCGCGAGGAGGCGCTGGCCGCCTGGCGCCGCTTCCTCGAGCTCGCTCCGGAGCCTTCGCTCGAGCGAGACGAGATCGAGCGGCGTCTCGCCGCCAGTCCGTGAGCGCGGACCTCCCGCGATCGCCGTCGTGCCGGTCCTCCGCGCGATGGGCCAACGCCGCCGGAAGCGCTCGAGCCGCGAGGCGCGGGCTTCGCCGCGGCGAGGCACGTCTCGGCGGACGCGCTCAGAGCGCGTGAATCCATCCCCGGACCGAGCCAGGCGGTCGAGACGCGAGCAGCGCGAGGCGCGACGACCGAGCATGCCCGTCGGCATGTGAGGGAGGAGCAACGACGCGATGCGACGCGGATCGGCCGCCGCGGCGACGGGAGGGGATGGGTTCACGTGCTCTCAGGGACCGTGAAGTAATCCGTCCGCGCTGAGGGAAGCGGCGCGGGCAGGCGCCCGGGGTCGAGACGCGCCCACCTTCGGGGACGCAGGGGCGTCGGAGGGCTCGTTCAGCCGGCGGAGCTCGGTCCGGCGCCGGGAGTCCCGTCCGGAGGCGATTAGGCCGAGAGTCTGCTCGCGATGAGACGCATGATGTTGAAGCTGATCGCGGCGAGCAGCACGATCGTCTTCACCTTTACCAGCCCTCGGACGTTCAGCCGGTCGAGTCGCCGGTGCACACGGAGATCTGCGTTCGTCCTCTCGGCGAGGACGCCGCGCTGCACGTAGACGCGCTTGGCGTCCTCTGTCCCCATCCGCACGCGCCAGGCCCCGATCGCAGGTGTGTCGTTGCGCTTCGGAGCGTGCGGATCGACGGCTTTGCTCTTCGGCTTCGGCAGCGGCGCATACGGAGTCGCGCCCCGCTCTGCGATGGCCTCGATGTTGTCGAGCGTCACGAAGCCACCGTCGACCAGGTACTCGCGTGGCGTCTCGCCCGTTCGGCGCCGGATCTCGTCGAGCATCGGCACGACGTGCGGCTGGTCGGTACCGTTGTTCGTGACGTCGGTGCCCACGATGACACCGCTCTCGTCCGTCGCGAACTGCACGTTGTAGGCGGGCCGGAACCCACCGTCCGCCATCTTCATCACGCGGCTCTCCGCGTCCGTGGTGCTGACGCGGATCTCGCCGCGACGCCTCGCGTCCGAGGGCTTCTTCTCGTCTCGCTCGACGCGCTGCTTCTCGACGACTTCGACCTCCGCAAGTGCGGCCTCGACGGCATCGAGCCGAGCTTGCGCGGCCCGCTCCTTCGCAGCCTGCACACGCTTCGTCGAAGCTGACGGATCGCTCTCGATCTCGCGCCTGAGCTTTCGGACCTGTTCCTCGGCTTCTTTGCGGCAGCGCTCCAGTGACTGACGACGCCGGAAGCTCGCCGCGCCGGCGCTCGCCCGGACCTTCATCCCGTCCTGCGCCACGCGCCGGAGCTGCACCACGCCTTCCTTCATGAGCGCGGCCAGCACCTGCGTCATGAGCCGGTCGAGCTTCTTCCCGTGCTCCACGCGAAAGTCGGCGAGCGTATGGTGGTTCACCGGCACCCCGCCGCAGATCCAGCGGTAGGGCGCGTCCCGCTCGCACAGCCGCTCGAGCAACCGCGCGCTCCCCACGCCCTCCGAGTTGGCGAACAGCCACAGCGCGAGCAGCACCGCCGGGTCCGTTGCTGGCCGCCCAGCATTGCTGCCGCGCGACGCGATCTCGTCGTAGAACGCCGACAGGTCCAGCCGCTCGACCAACGTCCAGATGGCGCGAACCGGGTGCTCGTCCGGGACCAGCGCTTCGAGGTCCGTCGGCTGCAGCGAGAGTTGATTTCGGACCGGCCTCACCACCCGCGGCGCGTCGTGTTCGCTCACGCCCCGAGAAGATCACGGCCGGCGGCCACAGTCCATGGGGCACCGGCCGATTCCTTCACGCTCTCTCAGCGCGCGCTGCTTCGCGGACCGCCCGGACGGCCTGCGCCCGCCCAGCAACTCCGAGGAGCTGCTGGTGGCGACGACCTGAGCGTCTCATCGGCGCGGGCGGGCCGGCCTCCGTGCCTTCGGCCTTCCCTTCGCCTCAAGGTTGAGCGCCACCGCGGCGCGGACGAGCGCCTTCAGCGCCTTCGCGTCGACGGCCTCGCCCTCGCGGAGGTCGATGGCACGCCGCACCTTGCCCTCCAGGCTGGAGTTGAACAGGTGCGCGGGGTCCGGCAGCGCGGCGCCGCGGGCGAACGTCAGCTTGACGACGCTCTGGTAGGTCTCGCCGGTGCA encodes:
- a CDS encoding SirB1 family protein, with translation MTATRDLEGRARARFAELLGRDPVPLDEAALAIAQEEYPALEPEAYLTRLDELAARVVRRVPGPVRAASALRALREVLHDEEGLRGNDDDYYDPRNSFLNDVLDRRLGIPITLALVYMEVGRRAGLRLEGVGFPGHFLAKYVSPGGVEVFVDAYHGGEMLSADECVARYKARTGGKDLDARYLAAVSPRQLLARMLQNLKRVYAERKDDVRLFWVLDRILLVTPDQREALRDRGLAAARLGGAAAAIRDLEAYLSLAPAAGDAEEVRAAVAGLRAGRGALLN
- a CDS encoding BtrH N-terminal domain-containing protein encodes the protein MILPGFEHRPGLHCGSTALADALRVRGVALSEPMAFGLGAGLGFYYLSAPELSPSHLFVGRSAHLERAACEVLGVSAVERGADDPAAAWEGARAALERGLAPILSTDLAELPYWHSRTRFGGHRVVLAGHDPARGIAWLADTDRPGLEAVPLDALARARASIAPPFGTGGNPWLEVDAPAPPRPLGEAVREALRRQAREMLLDPDGFAGVSAVERFAAELPDWPARATGEADRAWCFRYAWQVIEKRGTGGGMFRALYARFLREAEAAVPGLAALGLAERMDALAAGWSALAGAMRAVGEAPGAAVSPELAAQARALAQAERRYHEDVAARVP
- a CDS encoding DUF1801 domain-containing protein, whose translation is MRTPTARPKARPRANGKVVLLAGGNPQIAKADGDAPVQAYVAALTGWKGDVARRLDALVVGSVPGVRKAVKWNSPFYGIEGQGWFLSFHTFSRYVKVTFFRGTSLRPAPPGGTGKDARWIDLHENDLDETQLASWVKQAAALPGWTP
- a CDS encoding class I SAM-dependent methyltransferase, whose product is MSDRPRQIPDPTAVRVALWRALHVLADPPPHVLEDTVGLALAGPDEGWRLRPDMGAFTRPFRASIVARARFVEDLVEEQVARGVGQYVVLGAGLDTFALRRPELGARLRVFEVDEPATQAWKRRRLDELGLAVPPFLRFAPVDLEHGDPWLARLGGAGFDAGRPAVVASTGVSMYLTREAIASTLRAVASLAAGSTLVMSFMLPIERVEPAIRPGVEAAARGARASGTPWLSFFEPGEMLALARDAGFAAARHVSADALSARYFADRPDGLRPPSNSEELLVATT
- a CDS encoding tetratricopeptide repeat protein — encoded protein: MDRSPRRPVRLAALAVALVAVLPYLHTLRHGFAYDDRVEVVENAYLRGVEGVPAILSHRDWAGSGKGSATYRPLTTLSFALNHAVHGLAPSGYHLVNLLLHAAVSVLVLGLALGLGLPLAAATLAGLLFAVHPIHVEAVANVAGRKELLVTAFTLGAVLLHPVALRRGGLRLVAAPLLGALAAFSKETGLVLIGLIVALDLLFRRAEVRAAPRRAATLYASYLAAAGAYLAARWAVLGSLGMPGTIFLVNPIADAPLLERIATALVVLGKGLQLSIAPATLSPDYSYAAIPPVASALDPRLALAVAALAGAAAFAAWPGRRRRVRLAAAAIYAFGVFPASNLLVPIGTIFGERLLYLPSVGFVLGVAAVMATVLEGPRRVALRTITGVALALLAVRGAWYARAWSNSLSIFAEGVRVQPASAQMQLTYGAQLLGRKEMAGAAAAFARAAEILAVRPDAQSDALVQLGVAYEQLGRAEEAEQLYARVLAREHRHPDALWRMGVRRWAQGDPPGAVQLWERAIAAEPRHAPALSDLGLAAYAAGDLQGAEARFREAAAIAPTLPGVWYKLGVVCEQLGRREEALAAWRRFLELAPEPSLERDEIERRLAASP
- a CDS encoding IS1182-like element ISAde2 family transposase, with translation MSEHDAPRVVRPVRNQLSLQPTDLEALVPDEHPVRAIWTLVERLDLSAFYDEIASRGSNAGRPATDPAVLLALWLFANSEGVGSARLLERLCERDAPYRWICGGVPVNHHTLADFRVEHGKKLDRLMTQVLAALMKEGVVQLRRVAQDGMKVRASAGAASFRRRQSLERCRKEAEEQVRKLRREIESDPSASTKRVQAAKERAAQARLDAVEAALAEVEVVEKQRVERDEKKPSDARRRGEIRVSTTDAESRVMKMADGGFRPAYNVQFATDESGVIVGTDVTNNGTDQPHVVPMLDEIRRRTGETPREYLVDGGFVTLDNIEAIAERGATPYAPLPKPKSKAVDPHAPKRNDTPAIGAWRVRMGTEDAKRVYVQRGVLAERTNADLRVHRRLDRLNVRGLVKVKTIVLLAAISFNIMRLIASRLSA